The genomic interval ATCTCTGGCGGTCAATTAAAAGAAGAAGAGCGAGGTCAATATGTAAACAAACCTTATCAAGTACAAAAGGTAACCGAAGTAAGTGTTTATACAGATTATTCTTTTACAAGAAAAGGAGAGCCTTATTTAGATTCTATAAATTATGAAGGCATTCAATTTTTAGCACATCGTAGAAATAAATTCAACCCAAAGTATTTATCACAATCCATTTTCTTAAAACCAGGAAGTATTTACAAAGACACTTTAAGAAATTTAACAAGAAATCACTTAAAATCACTTAAGAATTTTAAATCTACCAATATAGAATTTATACCAATTTCAGGAACAGACGATGAATTAAAAATGCTTGTAAAGCTATCACCTATAGAAAAATTCACTTTAGGGCTAGAAACAGAAATAACACATTCTAACATTAGAGAAATTGGTTCTTCTGCAAAGTTTTCAATTACAAATAGAAATGCATTTAGAGGTGCAGAATTATTAAAATTATCTTTTTTAGGGTCTTATTTTAACTCAAACAGTGGTCCTGGTTGGGAGTTTGGTGCAGATGCCTCTTTAGAAATACCAAGACTTATTGCTCCTTTTGGATTAAATAAATTAGTCCCTAAAGAAATGTCACCAAGAACCTTGTTTTCTATTGGAACTAGTTTTCAGAAAAATATAGGTTTAGACAGACAAACATTTACTTTTTTATCTGATTATAAGTGGCAGTATAATGCAAAAAAAACAATTCAATTAGAGATTTTAAACACACAATATATTCAAAACTTAAACATTAGTAGTTATTTTGATATTTATAGTTCGGAGTTTTCGAATCTAGATGATGTTGCTGAAACTTATGATACTGCTAATAATATTACTACCAATCCTAACTATCCGCTTTCTACGGATATAAATGATCAGGTACCAGAAGCATTGGCTTTTATGAGAAAGGTTGCCAATGATACTGGTTTTAAAACAACAAATTCTGACGAATACAACGATGCTTTAAATATTTTAAATCGATATAATATTATAACATCCGATTTCTTAATTCCTGTGCTAGCTTATTCTTTTACATATAATAGTCAAACAAATTTTAATGATAATAATTTCTCATTCTTTAAAGTAAGACTTGCAAATTCTGGAAATGCCTTAGGGTTACTATCAAACAAAACAAATGTAAACAACAAAAAAACACTTGCAAACATACCACTAGCCCAGTACTTTAAAACGGATTTAGAGTATAAGAAATTTTGGGATGTTGGCGGTAATTCAGTATTTGGGATTAGAACTTTTTTAGGTGCAATTATACCTTATGACAATTCTGACATCCCTTTTACAAAAAGTTATTTTGCAGGAGGTTCTAATGATATTAGAGCTTGGCAAACTTATGAATTGGGTCCCGGAAGCAGAAATACCGGTCTA from Polaribacter sejongensis carries:
- a CDS encoding BamA/TamA family outer membrane protein; amino-acid sequence: MKKLSLSLLLLLLFVSCNSTKNVAEGKHMLTQNYIYVDSVKNNSSDIQKYILQKPNPKFLNLPVGLYFYNIGDPNKPKTPATWGEKNLRSYNFIKNIFSEKQSIAYAKTFIGLNKWFLNYQGPVIVSEGKVKNTENNLLTYYKNQGYFKSKVTSEINRDSISKKATVAYKITKGKPTLLDSINFKIESLVLDSIYKNTSTPSLLKTGNQYNDKVFRNEANRVLKLFRNNGIYNFTESALGFYVDSTRTDNKTNVDFLISGGQLKEEERGQYVNKPYQVQKVTEVSVYTDYSFTRKGEPYLDSINYEGIQFLAHRRNKFNPKYLSQSIFLKPGSIYKDTLRNLTRNHLKSLKNFKSTNIEFIPISGTDDELKMLVKLSPIEKFTLGLETEITHSNIREIGSSAKFSITNRNAFRGAELLKLSFLGSYFNSNSGPGWEFGADASLEIPRLIAPFGLNKLVPKEMSPRTLFSIGTSFQKNIGLDRQTFTFLSDYKWQYNAKKTIQLEILNTQYIQNLNISSYFDIYSSEFSNLDDVAETYDTANNITTNPNYPLSTDINDQVPEALAFMRKVANDTGFKTTNSDEYNDALNILNRYNIITSDFLIPVLAYSFTYNSQTNFNDNNFSFFKVRLANSGNALGLLSNKTNVNNKKTLANIPLAQYFKTDLEYKKFWDVGGNSVFGIRTFLGAIIPYDNSDIPFTKSYFAGGSNDIRAWQTYELGPGSRNTGLEFNVGSLKFLTSAEYRFDVVSKLKGALFIDAGNIWDITGSEFVDEESKFNNVSSLKDIAVGTGFGARLDFSFLILRLDVGFKTYEPYLTGNKWLKNYNFSNAVYNIGINYPF